A region from the Halosolutus gelatinilyticus genome encodes:
- a CDS encoding metal-dependent hydrolase encodes MIGVPDVLTHVLVGYSIGTLLSLRFEAVRPVHVTLVMIGALSPDFAKIELVFPDGFVWYVLGIPFSWSPLHTLGGTVLVVCLGALVVAPEHRRRAIALIAIGAVSHHVLDILLLNVTGVSYAALWPLSSYRFPSLDLYLSSDRWPALVAGTIAAALWFVRHRGRSVAN; translated from the coding sequence GTGATCGGCGTGCCTGACGTGCTCACCCACGTGCTCGTCGGCTACAGCATCGGAACGCTCCTCTCGCTTCGCTTCGAGGCGGTGCGCCCGGTCCACGTCACCCTGGTGATGATCGGCGCGCTCTCGCCGGATTTCGCGAAGATCGAACTGGTGTTCCCGGACGGGTTCGTCTGGTACGTGCTCGGCATCCCGTTCTCCTGGTCGCCGCTGCACACCCTGGGCGGCACCGTCCTGGTGGTCTGTCTCGGCGCGCTGGTCGTGGCGCCCGAGCACCGACGCCGGGCGATCGCTCTGATCGCGATCGGCGCCGTCTCGCACCACGTCCTCGATATCCTGCTGTTGAACGTGACGGGCGTCTCGTACGCCGCCCTCTGGCCGCTGTCGTCGTATCGCTTCCCGTCGCTCGACCTGTATCTCAGCAGCGATCGCTGGCCGGCCCTCGTCGCCGGCACGATCGCCGCGGCGCTCTGGTTCGTCCGGCACCGCGGTCGGTCCGTCGCGAACTAA
- a CDS encoding FAD-dependent oxidoreductase, giving the protein MTFRTVPRYDPDRLAAADGRAVVVGGSMAGLLAARVLADAFREVTVLERDPLESDSEIRRGVPQAGHVHVLLEAGRATIERLFPGYGAELSAAGGLELDAATELRHYQRGGFLTDGPSRLPMYSASRPLFERLIRERLADRDGVTIRPGRRVVDYRTDDRTAVDGVVVRDRSGGESELAADLVVDATGRASRTPDWLERHGYPSPTTDAVTVDLVYGTAVVERPSDVSRGYLVAPSPAVPRGGTAVPVEGDRWIVTLFGLHGERPPPTARGFREFARGLPTPELGELLEAHRWDGDDLRHYPFPASRWRRYEALPRFPDGLVVTGDAIASFNPIYGQGMSIAALEAMQLHHALAAGDRRTLAARFFDRAAAVVEPAWRLSVCADFQFPRTTGPKPRGTALVNRYVSRLLRTAQTDGRVSERFSRVLRLERPPRTLFAPEIVWRVLRPS; this is encoded by the coding sequence GTGACGTTCAGAACCGTTCCGCGGTACGATCCCGATCGACTCGCCGCCGCCGACGGGCGCGCCGTCGTCGTCGGGGGAAGTATGGCCGGGCTGCTCGCGGCCCGCGTGCTCGCGGACGCGTTCCGGGAGGTGACGGTCCTCGAGCGGGATCCGCTGGAGTCGGATTCCGAGATCCGCCGCGGCGTGCCCCAGGCCGGCCACGTGCACGTGCTGCTGGAGGCCGGCCGGGCGACGATCGAGCGGCTGTTCCCGGGATACGGCGCGGAGCTTTCGGCCGCCGGCGGGCTGGAACTCGACGCGGCGACCGAGTTGCGCCACTACCAGCGGGGCGGCTTCCTGACCGACGGGCCGTCCCGGCTTCCGATGTACTCCGCGAGTCGACCGCTGTTCGAGCGGCTGATTCGCGAACGCCTGGCCGATCGCGACGGCGTGACGATCCGGCCCGGGCGTCGCGTCGTCGACTACCGAACCGACGACCGGACGGCCGTCGACGGCGTGGTGGTTCGCGATCGGTCCGGCGGCGAGTCGGAACTCGCGGCCGACCTCGTCGTCGACGCGACCGGTCGGGCCTCGCGGACGCCGGACTGGCTCGAACGTCACGGGTATCCGTCGCCGACGACCGACGCGGTGACGGTCGATCTCGTCTACGGTACGGCCGTCGTCGAGCGGCCCTCCGACGTGAGCCGCGGCTACCTCGTCGCGCCGTCGCCGGCGGTTCCCCGCGGCGGGACGGCCGTTCCCGTCGAGGGCGATCGGTGGATCGTGACGCTGTTCGGCCTGCACGGGGAGCGGCCGCCGCCGACCGCCCGCGGATTCCGCGAGTTCGCGCGTGGGTTGCCGACCCCGGAACTGGGCGAGCTGCTCGAGGCCCACCGGTGGGACGGGGACGACCTCCGACACTATCCGTTCCCGGCGAGTCGGTGGCGCCGCTACGAGGCCCTCCCCCGGTTCCCCGACGGGCTCGTCGTCACCGGCGACGCGATCGCGAGCTTCAATCCGATCTACGGGCAGGGGATGTCGATCGCCGCGCTCGAGGCGATGCAACTACACCACGCGCTGGCGGCGGGGGACCGGCGGACCCTCGCGGCCCGCTTTTTCGATCGGGCGGCGGCGGTCGTCGAGCCCGCCTGGCGACTGTCGGTCTGCGCCGACTTCCAGTTCCCGCGGACGACGGGGCCAAAACCCCGCGGGACCGCGCTCGTCAATCGCTACGTCTCCAGACTGCTCCGGACGGCGCAGACCGACGGGCGGGTTTCCGAGCGGTTCTCTCGCGTCCTGCGGCTGGAACGGCCGCCGCGGACCCTCTTCGCGCCGGAGATCGTCTGGCGCGTCCTCCGCCCGTCGTAG
- the hutI gene encoding imidazolonepropionase, translated as MSYTIVYDATELVTGPARRSGAEQTPTSADDPIVATESDAAIVASDGDVVATGASDAVRREYPVENAATAVDASGKCVLPGFVDCHTHALFAGDRSDEFEAKLRGKEYQEILAEGGGILRTVRAVRAADEGALVEGLLDRLDTMLAHGTTTVEVKSGYGLETETELKMLSAIERAAERHPVDVVPTFMGAHAVPEGADADAYAETVVDDQLPAVAEQGVAEFCDVFCEEGVFSVDQSRRILAAGADAGLTPKIHADEFANLGGARLAAALSAASADHLLRSTDDDVGALVDAGVTPVLLPGTAFGLDGEYPDLAPYRERGVVPAIGSDFNPNCYARTMGFAATLACVGVGMTPAEAILGITERGAAALDRADGRGTLEPGAAADLVVLDAPSYRHLPYVYDGTLVETVLKAGEAVVGEQ; from the coding sequence ATGAGTTACACCATCGTCTACGACGCGACCGAACTGGTCACCGGTCCGGCACGCCGCTCGGGCGCCGAACAGACGCCGACATCCGCGGATGACCCGATCGTCGCGACCGAATCGGACGCCGCGATCGTCGCGAGCGACGGCGACGTCGTCGCGACGGGAGCGAGCGATGCGGTGCGCCGCGAGTACCCCGTCGAGAACGCCGCGACGGCCGTGGACGCGAGCGGGAAGTGCGTCCTGCCCGGCTTCGTCGACTGCCACACGCACGCGCTGTTCGCCGGCGATCGCTCGGACGAGTTCGAGGCGAAGCTCCGGGGAAAGGAGTACCAGGAGATCCTCGCGGAAGGCGGCGGCATCCTCCGCACCGTCCGCGCCGTCCGGGCGGCCGACGAAGGCGCCCTCGTCGAGGGACTGCTCGATCGTCTCGACACGATGCTCGCCCACGGGACGACGACCGTCGAGGTAAAATCCGGCTACGGGCTCGAGACGGAGACGGAGCTGAAGATGCTGTCGGCGATCGAGCGGGCGGCCGAGCGCCACCCCGTCGACGTCGTCCCGACGTTCATGGGTGCCCACGCGGTCCCCGAGGGAGCCGACGCCGACGCCTACGCGGAGACGGTCGTCGACGACCAGCTGCCGGCCGTCGCCGAGCAGGGCGTCGCGGAGTTCTGCGACGTCTTCTGCGAGGAGGGCGTCTTCTCGGTCGATCAATCGCGGCGAATCCTCGCCGCGGGCGCCGACGCCGGCCTGACGCCGAAGATTCACGCCGACGAGTTCGCGAACCTCGGTGGAGCGCGCCTGGCGGCGGCGCTGTCGGCCGCCAGCGCCGACCACCTGCTCCGGTCGACCGACGACGACGTCGGCGCGCTCGTCGACGCCGGGGTGACGCCCGTCCTCCTCCCGGGCACGGCGTTCGGGCTCGACGGCGAGTACCCGGACCTCGCGCCGTACCGCGAACGGGGCGTCGTTCCCGCGATCGGGAGCGACTTCAATCCGAACTGCTACGCGCGGACCATGGGGTTCGCGGCCACGCTGGCCTGCGTCGGCGTCGGCATGACGCCGGCGGAGGCGATCCTCGGCATCACCGAACGCGGCGCGGCCGCGCTCGATCGCGCGGACGGCCGTGGAACCCTCGAACCGGGGGCGGCGGCCGATCTTGTGGTGCTCGACGCGCCGTCGTACCGGCACCTCCCGTACGTCTACGACGGCACCCTCGTCGAGACGGTTCTCAAGGCCGGCGAGGCGGTCGTCGGCGAGCAATAG
- the hutG gene encoding formimidoylglutamase, whose translation MSRDAFDDDDVRFERPDWNGWCGPSTDPRDRQFGDGIEPLTLESAAEADAVLVGEPYDGAVIGRRGAREGPVAIRRSLAGVKTAHLTTGDAIRRRSSGPRIGDLGDLVLPDADVAAVQARVRTGAERIHDLGPLPVFLGGDNSLTFGNVAPLLDDRAVGVVNFDAHLDCRVPDDGPTSGTPYRQLLDAGLETYVCVGARHFETSRTYVEYVRDRDGTIVPPEAFDDGVDAVAERVRDAIADVDALYLSVDCDVLDATVAPGVSAPTPGGLTTRELFAAVGRLAGDDRLAGLEIVECAPPLDSAGRTVDAAARTIAHALYGYLNREDTR comes from the coding sequence ATGAGCCGGGACGCCTTCGACGACGACGACGTGCGGTTCGAACGGCCCGACTGGAACGGGTGGTGCGGCCCGTCGACCGATCCCCGCGATCGGCAGTTCGGGGACGGTATCGAGCCTCTGACCCTGGAATCGGCGGCGGAGGCCGACGCCGTCCTCGTCGGCGAACCCTACGACGGCGCCGTGATCGGCCGCCGCGGCGCCCGCGAGGGGCCGGTCGCGATCCGCCGATCGCTGGCCGGGGTGAAGACCGCCCACCTGACGACCGGTGACGCGATTCGACGTCGCTCGTCGGGTCCGCGGATCGGCGACCTCGGAGATCTCGTCCTGCCGGACGCCGACGTCGCGGCCGTCCAGGCGCGCGTCCGAACCGGTGCCGAACGGATTCACGACCTGGGTCCGCTCCCGGTGTTCCTCGGCGGGGACAACTCGCTCACGTTCGGCAACGTCGCCCCGCTGCTCGACGACCGCGCCGTCGGGGTCGTCAACTTCGACGCCCACCTCGACTGCCGGGTGCCGGACGACGGCCCCACGAGCGGCACGCCCTACCGACAGCTGCTGGATGCGGGCCTCGAGACGTACGTCTGCGTCGGCGCTCGCCACTTCGAAACCTCGCGGACGTACGTCGAGTACGTCCGGGATCGCGACGGGACGATCGTCCCGCCGGAGGCGTTCGACGACGGCGTCGACGCCGTCGCGGAGCGGGTGCGGGACGCGATCGCGGACGTCGACGCGCTTTACCTGAGCGTCGACTGCGACGTCCTCGACGCGACGGTCGCTCCCGGGGTCAGCGCCCCGACCCCCGGCGGGCTGACGACGCGCGAACTCTTCGCGGCCGTCGGTCGCCTCGCCGGCGACGATCGCCTGGCGGGACTCGAGATCGTCGAGTGCGCGCCGCCGCTCGATTCGGCCGGCCGCACCGTCGATGCCGCGGCGCGGACGATCGCGCACGCGCTGTACGGCTACCTGAACCGGGAGGACACGAGATGA
- a CDS encoding DUF7344 domain-containing protein, which yields MKPHTKTPRDDATDTEAISPTDLFAAFAAARRRDTLSYLAQKPAAIHLGDLAEYIAVAEGEPSYDWYQRILVDLHHRHLPHLRDAGLVHYEADSELVDLAVDRDVIAPYLELVADGEQ from the coding sequence ATGAAGCCGCACACGAAAACCCCCCGAGACGACGCGACCGACACCGAAGCTATCTCTCCCACCGATCTGTTCGCCGCGTTCGCAGCGGCGCGGCGACGGGACACGCTTTCGTACCTCGCCCAAAAACCGGCGGCGATCCACCTCGGCGACCTCGCCGAGTACATCGCGGTCGCGGAAGGCGAGCCGTCGTACGACTGGTACCAGCGGATCCTCGTCGACCTGCACCACCGCCACCTGCCGCACCTGCGCGACGCCGGCCTCGTTCACTACGAGGCGGACAGCGAACTCGTGGACCTAGCGGTCGATCGCGACGTCATCGCACCCTATCTAGAACTCGTCGCCGACGGCGAGCAGTAG
- a CDS encoding asparagine synthase-related protein, with amino-acid sequence MTGIVGGTAAEPTIDAMLDSLYQEPWYAIERRSLEELGVGVAHHGAKDPQSSTIWGTDRVLGAIYGVVSNAAELPWTMEELLLAIVDSPDVALPKLEGPFLITAMDRRTGTIRIATDKVGSRPCYYTAESGFFFGSELKPLLERVGSPTVDRRAVSDLLLLGTVVGEKTLLEGVRNLPPATYLTYADGAVETSRYWYPEFSDDPDEDYVGGWIRRHDSAMGDLAGTVDGRLGLWLSGGIDSRVAGASLLRNGADFAALTYDNGLPGDNSVAPRVADSFGVEHRQVTDVTGSADEFIESVERCIDCNDAMQSWAFVPALPFMYHGLAETVDVVMEGGTFLGEGVWSHDIETGVSPAEMLYQKRRLLPADEVASLVPAIDDPRRSLRSEVEHLGEYSNARQLRDAIQRIYAYLHMRSNVVQRSQVGTRTISDGAFLNHFLEMPVEQRMQTVPGTNGKIPFGVPPLKLRVTRELGAGLDEIPYQRTGVAPSRSYWLHTAGFVGKQLANRLTSDSPGPYLAQYRRSERVRSFVDELVDDARDRPFFDGDELLALRDRIRSGKSDNLTPLAAVTGLERWLQRHVDPLERPAAPQPASASTRP; translated from the coding sequence ATGACTGGTATTGTCGGAGGAACGGCTGCGGAACCGACGATCGATGCGATGCTCGACTCGCTCTATCAGGAGCCATGGTACGCGATCGAGCGTCGTTCGCTCGAGGAGTTGGGCGTCGGCGTCGCCCATCACGGGGCGAAGGATCCGCAGAGTAGCACGATCTGGGGTACCGACCGCGTTCTCGGGGCGATCTACGGCGTCGTCTCGAACGCGGCAGAGTTACCGTGGACGATGGAAGAACTACTGCTCGCCATCGTCGACTCCCCCGACGTGGCCCTGCCGAAACTCGAGGGTCCGTTCTTGATCACGGCGATGGATCGCAGGACGGGGACGATTCGAATCGCGACCGACAAGGTCGGCAGCCGCCCGTGTTACTATACCGCGGAGTCGGGATTCTTCTTCGGATCCGAGCTCAAACCGCTCCTCGAGCGCGTCGGGTCGCCGACGGTCGATCGCCGCGCCGTGAGCGACCTATTGTTGCTCGGAACGGTCGTCGGCGAGAAGACGCTCCTCGAGGGCGTCCGCAATCTCCCGCCGGCGACGTACCTCACGTACGCCGACGGGGCCGTCGAGACGTCCCGCTACTGGTATCCCGAGTTCAGCGACGATCCGGACGAAGACTACGTCGGCGGCTGGATCCGGCGCCACGATAGCGCGATGGGCGACCTGGCCGGCACCGTCGACGGGCGACTCGGCCTCTGGCTGTCCGGCGGGATCGACAGCCGGGTCGCCGGCGCGTCGCTTCTGCGAAACGGCGCCGATTTCGCGGCGCTCACCTACGACAACGGACTGCCGGGCGACAACAGCGTCGCCCCTCGCGTCGCGGACAGCTTCGGCGTCGAGCACCGGCAGGTCACGGACGTGACGGGTTCGGCCGACGAGTTCATCGAGAGCGTCGAGCGCTGCATCGACTGCAACGACGCGATGCAGTCGTGGGCCTTCGTCCCGGCGCTGCCGTTTATGTACCACGGACTCGCCGAGACAGTCGACGTCGTCATGGAGGGCGGGACGTTTCTCGGGGAGGGCGTTTGGTCGCACGACATCGAAACCGGCGTCTCGCCCGCGGAGATGCTGTACCAAAAGCGGCGGCTGCTGCCGGCCGACGAGGTCGCCTCGCTGGTCCCGGCGATCGACGATCCCCGTCGCTCCCTCCGCTCGGAAGTCGAACACCTCGGCGAGTACAGCAACGCGCGCCAGCTTCGCGACGCGATACAGCGGATCTACGCGTACCTTCACATGCGCAGCAACGTCGTCCAGCGGAGCCAGGTCGGTACCCGGACGATCAGCGACGGCGCGTTCCTGAACCACTTCCTCGAGATGCCCGTCGAACAGCGGATGCAAACCGTTCCGGGGACGAACGGGAAGATCCCGTTCGGCGTGCCGCCGCTCAAACTGCGAGTGACCAGAGAGCTCGGCGCCGGGCTCGACGAGATTCCCTACCAGCGGACCGGCGTCGCGCCGTCCCGATCGTACTGGCTCCACACCGCCGGCTTCGTCGGCAAGCAGCTCGCGAATCGACTCACGAGCGACTCGCCCGGCCCCTACCTCGCCCAGTATCGACGCTCCGAGCGCGTCCGATCGTTCGTCGACGAGCTCGTCGACGACGCCCGAGACCGGCCGTTCTTCGACGGCGACGAACTGCTCGCGCTTCGCGATCGGATTCGCTCCGGGAAGTCGGACAACCTGACGCCGCTGGCGGCAGTGACCGGCCTCGAACGCTGGCTTCAGCGCCACGTCGACCCGCTCGAACGGCCCGCGGCGCCTCAGCCGGCCAGCGCGTCGACGCGGCCGTAG
- a CDS encoding helix-turn-helix domain-containing protein yields MYEATFAIVDSSAYARPTEGTDCRVELWCNDHADLLYVAGSAVEALLSQVEEDIGIENRIRGDGDAIVITSSCLKRHETTYIERYLESHDCLLLPPLRYENGAKHCRILALESASLTALYGDLVADGFAIDVRSKREIGAPSQPSPLVTLDDVLPALTARQREVLTLAVERGYYDLPRATTTEALGDELGISRRAAEDHLRRAERKLITALVSYLY; encoded by the coding sequence ATGTACGAGGCGACCTTCGCCATCGTCGACTCGAGCGCCTACGCCCGGCCGACCGAGGGGACGGACTGTCGGGTCGAACTCTGGTGTAACGATCACGCGGACCTCCTCTACGTCGCCGGGTCGGCGGTCGAGGCGCTGCTCTCGCAGGTCGAAGAGGATATCGGAATCGAGAACCGGATCCGCGGAGACGGGGACGCGATCGTCATCACGAGCTCCTGTCTCAAACGACACGAGACGACGTACATCGAGCGCTACCTCGAGTCACACGACTGCCTCCTCCTGCCGCCGCTGCGGTACGAGAACGGGGCGAAACACTGTCGGATCCTCGCGCTCGAGTCGGCGAGTCTCACGGCGCTTTACGGCGATCTGGTCGCCGACGGGTTCGCGATCGACGTTCGGTCCAAACGCGAGATCGGCGCCCCCTCCCAACCCTCGCCGCTCGTGACGCTCGACGACGTCCTGCCGGCGCTGACGGCCCGCCAGCGGGAGGTCCTGACGCTCGCCGTCGAGCGCGGCTACTACGACCTGCCCCGGGCGACCACGACCGAAGCGCTCGGCGACGAATTGGGGATCAGTCGTCGGGCGGCGGAAGACCACCTTCGCCGGGCCGAACGGAAGCTGATCACGGCGCTTGTTTCGTACCTCTACTGA
- a CDS encoding flippase: MPVTEKVAAGIKATFVSRAVNTGVNGLLVVLLSTVLLDPGGYGLLFLAISIVGVAQLFADLGLERSAARYISEFKESDPSQVPHVLAIALRYRLVLIGGTVLAIAALRDVIAGALAEPGLGTLLLVGAALIACRSLHTFTTVAFQGFNAVELSALANIANYLARLVLVVGFVALGWGVAGALLGYAVGAAVAAVLGLAVLYARFYRGYEGSDEPEPELRRRILEYSVPLTVSKSAGNIASRIDTILIGFFMTPVAVGFYTLGKQISEFVLAPAGSIGFAVSPTFGEDKANDELDRAARRYESTVEYILLLYVPATIGIVVIAEPAVLLLFGREYAGAIPVVRILSLFVLVQAVTLVTTDVLDFLGRARTRAAAKGLASIANLGLNVVLIPTYGVSGAAAATVVTYGAYALANLYIVHTELDLRLGGLLRVAAGTVAISAVMGLCVVGLAPYVGGVVSLAGVILLGAAIWAGLATVSGLLDPRETLTMLA, translated from the coding sequence ATGCCCGTCACTGAGAAGGTCGCCGCCGGGATCAAGGCGACGTTCGTCTCCCGCGCGGTGAACACGGGCGTCAACGGGCTCCTGGTCGTCCTCCTCTCGACCGTGCTGCTCGACCCCGGCGGCTACGGACTGCTCTTTCTGGCGATCTCGATCGTCGGCGTGGCCCAGCTGTTCGCCGATCTCGGCCTCGAGCGGTCCGCCGCGCGGTACATCTCGGAGTTCAAGGAGTCCGATCCGTCCCAGGTACCACACGTCCTGGCGATCGCGCTGCGGTATCGGCTCGTCCTGATCGGCGGGACGGTCCTGGCGATCGCGGCGCTGCGGGACGTCATCGCGGGCGCGCTCGCCGAACCCGGACTCGGGACGTTGCTGCTCGTCGGCGCGGCGCTGATCGCGTGCCGATCGCTGCACACGTTCACCACCGTCGCGTTCCAGGGGTTCAACGCGGTCGAACTCAGCGCGCTCGCAAACATCGCCAACTACCTCGCCCGGCTCGTGCTGGTCGTCGGGTTCGTCGCGCTCGGCTGGGGCGTCGCCGGCGCGCTCCTGGGCTACGCGGTCGGCGCGGCCGTCGCCGCCGTCCTCGGGCTGGCCGTCCTCTACGCGCGATTCTACCGCGGCTACGAGGGGAGCGACGAGCCGGAGCCGGAGCTCCGACGGCGGATCCTCGAGTACAGCGTCCCGCTGACGGTTTCGAAGAGCGCGGGCAACATCGCGTCACGGATCGACACGATCCTGATCGGCTTCTTCATGACCCCGGTTGCCGTCGGGTTCTACACGCTCGGCAAGCAGATCTCCGAGTTCGTGCTGGCGCCGGCGGGATCGATCGGGTTCGCCGTCTCGCCGACCTTCGGGGAGGACAAGGCGAACGACGAACTGGACCGCGCCGCCCGGCGCTATGAGAGCACCGTCGAGTACATCCTGCTGCTGTACGTCCCCGCGACGATCGGGATCGTCGTGATCGCGGAGCCGGCCGTGTTACTGTTGTTCGGCCGCGAGTACGCCGGCGCGATCCCCGTGGTTCGCATCCTCAGCCTCTTCGTGCTCGTGCAGGCGGTCACGCTCGTCACGACCGACGTGCTCGACTTCCTCGGCCGGGCCCGGACGCGGGCGGCCGCGAAGGGGCTCGCTTCGATCGCCAACCTGGGGCTGAACGTCGTCCTCATCCCGACCTACGGCGTCTCCGGGGCGGCCGCGGCGACGGTCGTGACCTACGGCGCCTACGCGCTGGCCAACCTCTATATCGTCCACACCGAACTCGATCTGCGCCTCGGCGGCCTCCTCCGGGTCGCGGCCGGAACCGTCGCGATCTCGGCCGTGATGGGCCTGTGCGTCGTGGGTCTGGCGCCGTACGTCGGCGGCGTCGTCTCGCTGGCCGGCGTGATCCTGCTCGGCGCCGCGATCTGGGCGGGACTCGCGACGGTCAGCGGACTGCTCGATCCCCGGGAGACGCTGACGATGCTGGCGTGA
- the glmS gene encoding glutamine--fructose-6-phosphate transaminase (isomerizing) encodes MCGIIGYVGTDRGDDAIEVLLDGLSQLEYRGYDSAGIALADGGIAVHKREGELSALESTLSPERFDGDSIGIGHTRWSTHGPPSDANAHPHTDAEERVAVVHNGIIENYQSIRDELAAAGVAFRSETDTEVVPHLIAGFLDEGLDHEAAFRAAIDRLEGSYAIAAVFDGTETVYAVRNESPLVLGVGDDGHFLASDVPAFIEYTDRVIYLDDGQFARLTPAELVVTDGDGRELEPSIETISWDPDDAGKSGYDHYMRKEINEQPAALRECFRGRLDELSGRIDVPELDELGPVETVTFVACGTSYHAAMFGARLLREQGIPAHAFLASEFGADVVPIDSTSIVVGVTQSGETADTMRAIREANRAGATTVALTNVVGSSAARETDHVLYIRAGPEISVAATKTFASQQAALTMFAAAVTDRRSRDLVRELRAVPDRIQSILDTSSAREIAETYRGSGAYFFIGRGYHYPVALEGALKMKEITYEHAEGFAAGELKHGPLALVSEETPVFAVATGDGPLAEKTIGNVKEVEARGTPVVAVTDGRSDVGRYADHVLEVPATSPVASSIVANVQLQLVAYWTANELGRPIDKPRNLAKSVTVE; translated from the coding sequence ATGTGCGGCATCATCGGCTACGTCGGGACCGATCGCGGCGACGACGCGATCGAGGTGTTGCTCGACGGGCTCTCGCAGCTGGAGTACCGGGGCTACGATTCGGCGGGCATCGCGCTGGCCGACGGCGGAATCGCCGTCCACAAGCGCGAGGGCGAACTCTCGGCGCTCGAGTCGACGCTCTCGCCGGAGCGGTTCGACGGCGACTCGATCGGGATCGGCCACACGCGGTGGAGCACGCACGGTCCGCCGTCGGACGCCAACGCCCACCCCCACACCGACGCCGAGGAACGGGTCGCGGTCGTCCACAACGGCATCATCGAGAACTACCAGTCGATACGCGACGAGCTCGCGGCCGCCGGCGTGGCGTTTCGGAGCGAGACGGACACGGAGGTCGTCCCGCACCTGATCGCCGGCTTCCTCGACGAGGGCCTGGATCACGAGGCCGCGTTCCGGGCCGCGATCGATCGCCTCGAGGGAAGTTACGCGATCGCCGCGGTCTTCGACGGGACGGAGACGGTGTACGCGGTGCGAAACGAGTCGCCGCTCGTGCTCGGTGTCGGCGACGACGGCCACTTCCTCGCGAGCGACGTCCCCGCGTTCATCGAGTACACCGATCGCGTGATCTACCTCGACGACGGCCAGTTCGCCCGGCTCACGCCCGCGGAACTCGTCGTCACCGACGGCGACGGACGGGAGCTCGAGCCGTCGATCGAAACGATCAGCTGGGACCCGGATGACGCGGGCAAGAGCGGGTACGACCACTACATGCGCAAGGAGATCAACGAACAGCCCGCCGCGCTCCGGGAATGTTTCCGCGGCCGGCTCGACGAGCTCTCCGGGCGCATCGACGTTCCGGAACTCGACGAGCTCGGCCCGGTCGAGACGGTGACGTTCGTCGCCTGTGGCACGTCGTACCACGCCGCCATGTTCGGCGCCCGGCTGCTCCGCGAGCAGGGCATCCCTGCGCACGCCTTCCTGGCCAGCGAGTTCGGCGCCGACGTCGTCCCGATCGATTCGACGTCGATCGTCGTCGGCGTCACCCAGAGCGGGGAGACGGCGGACACGATGCGCGCGATCCGCGAGGCCAACCGCGCCGGCGCGACGACGGTCGCCCTCACGAACGTCGTCGGGAGCTCCGCGGCCCGCGAGACGGATCACGTGCTGTACATCCGCGCCGGCCCGGAGATCAGCGTCGCCGCGACGAAGACGTTCGCGAGCCAACAGGCCGCGCTGACGATGTTCGCCGCGGCGGTCACCGACCGGCGCTCGCGCGACCTCGTGCGGGAGCTCCGGGCGGTCCCCGATCGGATCCAGTCGATCCTCGACACGTCGAGCGCGCGAGAGATCGCGGAGACCTACCGCGGATCGGGCGCGTACTTCTTCATCGGCCGCGGCTATCACTACCCCGTCGCGCTCGAGGGCGCGCTGAAGATGAAGGAGATAACCTACGAACACGCCGAGGGGTTCGCCGCTGGCGAGCTCAAACACGGCCCCCTCGCGCTGGTCTCCGAGGAGACGCCGGTCTTCGCGGTCGCCACCGGGGACGGCCCGCTCGCCGAGAAAACGATCGGCAACGTCAAGGAGGTCGAGGCCCGCGGGACCCCCGTCGTCGCCGTGACGGACGGCCGGTCCGACGTCGGGCGCTACGCCGATCACGTCCTCGAGGTGCCGGCAACGTCGCCCGTCGCGAGTTCGATCGTCGCGAACGTCCAGCTGCAGCTGGTCGCGTACTGGACCGCGAACGAGCTCGGCCGGCCGATCGACAAGCCGCGGAATCTGGCGAAAAGCGTGACCGTCGAGTGA